The following are encoded together in the Malaya genurostris strain Urasoe2022 chromosome 3, Malgen_1.1, whole genome shotgun sequence genome:
- the LOC131438606 gene encoding mucin-2-like — MTIIAIALLVLGPWQIQSGSLEDNFGGYDYPKPSCPLAYPNTVTTTVPLLEYITVKQFETRTIFSVLKPKTILSTVIVPTTTTDVSTVTNFQTKTDYRTVVNTVTETLPAVTRVSTLIDTQWETSSYPVTTTEVSTKRITLTDTITSIDTVFATIEQTTTIPVTTTFTTTICTPNNAYLPVPEHSTCSPPPQTYLPVDLAPPDIPVQTRALEITVTNTPTITLTSTATPQTVTTTVHPKAQTTKTITITLEPSETSTRIIRPTSTELSYLDPTTIKRTIKPTSTSYISKDAVTVSLTVTRTSSIIKYAERVTKSVTVTPTLTTYIYRDTVTKTLLPSKILSAAG; from the coding sequence ATGACGATAATTGCAATTGCTCTGCTTGTGCTGGGACCATGGCAGATTCAAAGTGGCTCTCTGGAGGATAATTTTGGAGGATATGACTACCCAAAGCCTTCATGTCCCCTGGCGTACCCAAACACGGTCACAACAACAGTGCCTTTGTTGGAATACATAACAGTGAAACAGTTTGAGACACGAACAATTTTCAGTGTCCTTAAACCGAAAACGATTTTATCAACCGTGATTGTGCCTACGACTACAACAGATGTTAGTACAGTAACAAACTTTCAAACGAAAACGGACTACAGAACAGTTGTTAATACTGTCACCGAAACATTACCGGCCGTTACAAGAGTGTCCACCTTAATTGATACGCAATGGGAAACTTCCTCCTATCCGGTCACTACAACGGAAGTGTCCACCAAACGGATCACTTTAACTGACACCATAACCAGCATTGATACCGTGTTTGCAACGATAGAACAAACAACAACCATTCCAGTTACAACTACTTTCACTACAACGATTTGCACCCCCAACAATGCCTATCTTCCTGTGCCGGAACATTCAACCTGTTCACCTCCTCCTCAAACCTATCTCCCGGTTGATTTAGCACCACCGGATATTCCAGTGCAAACCAGGGCACTGGAGATCACTGTTACAAATACGCCAACGATCACGTTAACTTCGACGGCCACACCGCAAACCGTTACCACCACCGTGCACCCGAAGGCTCAAACCACCAAAACCATCACGATCACGTTGGAACCATCGGAAACCAGTACCCGGATCATCCGGCCCACCAGCACCGAACTCAGCTACCTTGATCCAACGACCATCAAACGAACGATCAAACCAACCTCGACCAGCTACATATCGAAAGATGCCGTGACGGTCTCACTAACGGTGACCAGAACCTCTTCGATCATAAAGTACGCGGAGCGCGTTACCAAAAGTGTCACCGTTACACCCACACTTACGACTTATATCTACCGGGATACGGTGACTAAGACGCTACTGCCTAGTAAAATATTAAGCGCTGCCGGCTGA
- the LOC131434133 gene encoding uncharacterized protein LOC131434133: MASTSYVNNPNGNCRLCQDKDSADEWMVECMKCWNWFHMACAKLEKKPTVKESWHCPRCKEEIKEIQLLKKELEEYKRTTTRSMSKERSPVDTVELLRRQFEPQLESQKIRDEAFQKAMLEMANIIHQIKNDPEIVSTSTASKIKLPDEITNLLRRQTAKQLPQFNGNYKDWPNFKRLYEQSKREGQFSNTDNINRLMASLDKSVKVHINALLMDPGNEKQVIETLDSIYGQPLAIFNELWKDLTKLRNPRMENPQTMVDFVVTLGNLVSNMSIIQCEDYLANPLQIAEIICRLPLNLREQWADKEVETMTPANGEPRRKLTLKDVHEFLKPQQKRATLLVAQRVCLSDKEYPKNEKSRINLHTEGKSKHPVKCLCCNQQHWLTSCQEFRNMNTEKRRALALEKRICFNCLRLGHSSKNCETKPNCRTQGCMARHHTFLHLRTRNSDESTTSQKNDTKIKTKNESFNNSKDPKKTIEKKDVEETSAASTSSDTSNKQDKETTRTNIHTVRKNKVYYQILPVTIHAQGKQLDTFAFLDHGSSNSLILDKVANELGLEGPISSLSIKWTNDSIHEDNQSRSVCFKISGTNKNRYQMESVRTVSKLSLPRQTLEYNEIKEKYTHLKNIPIQGYVNAEPTLLIGLDHLRLLTATKQRINEIGPVAAKTPIGWVIYGRTNSRHQQDTYSCVIEEQDALREEIQKYFSTEEFGVKVTHHNHISTEDKLANQIIQQTMKYNGYQYEIGLLWKQTRTIMPKTESFKAALKRLEYTEAKMRKDPEFSEWYKEKIQEYVKKGYARMLTPEEITRSSEKTYYLPHFAVVNPNKTPLKPRLVFDAAAKVQGVSLNCCRTS, from the coding sequence ATGGCCTCCACATCGTACGTGAACAATCCCAACGGGAACTGCCGCCTGTGCCAGGACAAGGACAGTGCGGACGAATGGATGGTGGAATGCATGAAATGTTGGAATTGGTTCCACATGGCATGCGCCAAACTAGAAAAAAAGCCTACGGTAAAGGAATCTTGGCACTGTCCAAGGTGTAAGGAAGAAATAAAGGAAATCCAGCTTCTGAAGAAGGAGCTGGAAGAATATAAACGGACAACCACGAGAAGTATGTCCAAAGAACGCAGCCCAGTTGATACGGTTGAACTGCTACGGCGTCAATTTGAGCCGCAGCTGGAAAGCCAAAAGATACGTGACGAGGCTTTCCAAAAAGCCATGCTTGAAATGGCAAACATAATTCATCAAATTAAGAATGATCCTGAAATTGTTAGCACTTCCACGGCTTCCAAAATAAAACTACCAGATGAAATTACAAATCTACTAAGAAGACAAACAGCAAAGCAGCTTCCACAATTTAACGGTAATTATAAGGATTGGCCAAATTTTAAACGACTCTATGAACAAAGTAAACGAGAAGGACAATTCAGTAATACGGATAACATCAATAGACTTATGGCGAGTCTCGATAAATCTGTTAAAGTACACATTAATGCATTGTTAATGGACCCGGGAAACGAGAAACAAGTTATCGAAACATTGGACAGTATATATGGACAGCCACTAGCGATATTCAACGAACTGTGGAAGGATCTGACAAAATTACGGAACCCACGTATGGAAAACCCTCAAACAATGGTAGACTTTGTAGTCACACTCGgcaatttagtttcaaatatgTCGATAATACAGTGTGAAGATTATCTTGCTAATCCATTACAAATAGCAGAAATCATATGTCGTCTGCCGCTCAACCTAAGAGAGCAATGGGCGGACAAGGAAGTTGAAACCATGACTCCTGCGAACGGGGAGCCAAGACGAAAACTAACGCTGAAGGATGTACACGAATTTCTTAAACCACAACAAAAGAGAGCGACACTCCTTGTCGCACAAAGGGTTTGTCTATCAGATAAGGAATatccaaaaaacgaaaaatcaaGGATAAATCTACATACTGAAGGTAAAAGCAAACATCCAGTAAAATGCCTCTGTTGTAATCAACAACATTGGCTAACATCATGTCAGGAATTCAGAAACATGAATACAGAAAAGAGACGCGCATTAGCTCTTGAGAAACGCATATGTTTCAATTGTTTACGACTAGGACACTCATCCAAAAATTGTGAGACTAAGCCAAACTGTAGAACACAAGGATGCATGGCACGCCATCATACATTCCTCCATTTACGTACAAGAAATAGCGACGAGAGCACAACCTCCCAGAAAAATgacaccaaaataaaaactaaaaatgaaTCGTTTAATAACTCCAAAGATCCTAAGAAAACCATTGAAAAGAAGGACGTTGAGGAAACAAGTGCAGCATCCACCTCATCAGATACTTCCAATAAACAAGATAAAGAAACCACACGCACGAATATACATACCGTCAGGAAAAACAAGGTGTATTACCAAATCCTTCCTGTAACTATTCACGCACAAGGCAAACAGTTAGATACATTCGCTTTCCTGGATCATGGATCTTCGAACAGTCTCATTCTGGATAAGGTTGCTAATGAGTTAGGTCTAGAAGGACCAATATCCTCCTTGAGTATTAAATGGACCAATGACTCAATACATGAGGACAACCAAAGTCGAagtgtttgtttcaaaatatccgGTACCAACAAAAATCGGTATCAAATGGAGAGTGTACGTACAGTAAGCAAATTATCACTACCACGCCAAACACTCGAGTATaatgaaattaaagaaaaatacaCACACCTCAAAAATATTCCGATACAAGGGTATGTCAATGCCGAACCAACGTTATTAATTGGACTTGATCATCTACGACTGCTAACGGCAACGAAACAACGTATAAATGAAATCGGACCAGTCGCGGCCAAGACACCCATCGGCTGGGTAATATACGGCAGGACAAACTCTAGACATCAACAGGACACATATTCATGCGTTATTGAGGAACAAGATGCTCTCCGTGAGGAAAtacagaaatatttttcaaccgaAGAATTCGGTGTCAAAGTCACTCATCACAATCACATAAGTACCGAAGACAAGTTGGCCAACCAAATTATCCAGCAAACAATGAAATATAATGGTTATCAATATGAGATCGGACTGCTTTGGAAGCAAACAAGGACTATTATGCCAAAAACAGAAAGCTTTAAAGCAGCATTAAAAAGACTAGAATACACTGAAGCAAAGATGCGAAAAGATCCTGAATTTTCTGAATGGTATAAGGAAAAGATTCAGGAGTACGTTAAGAAAGGCTACGCTCGAATGCTCACGCCAGAGGAAATTACTCGAAGTAGCGAGAAAACGTATTATTTACCCCACTTCGCGGTCGtgaatccaaataaaactcCACTCAAACCACGTCTCGTCTTTGATGCCGCTGCAAAGGTACAGGGAGTATCACTAAATTGCTGTCGAACGTCGTAA